tttcactgttgcccagtctcctctctgacttgaccgtcggagggtccccgtcggagccgcctccggtcagtgcagacTTTCTTTTGCAAGCGttcgttcccggcgatcaggcgacaaggagattggccgcaacagcagCCATAAcccaatattttataatataaaacaaaacaacaaTACTTTTGAGCAAATGCATTTAAATAAAGCTTTCAtaaaatataagtttagcatCCATCAAGGTTTCAATCTATAAGCAAACATAAcacattaaaatattaaataattcaaCTCTAGTTAGTACCTAACTAGCATCAAACATAATACTACACTTAATAAGTTCATAATCAAACATCAATCAAATGGAGGATCGATTGGAGGGTTATCTGACTCGGTTCTTTCTAGTGGAAGAGGTGATAACTGCTCAGAGAATGCAAATTAAGACTAGAAATAAGAGATCGCAGCATTTCTCTATGTTGAGGGTTCATCAAAATTTCTATAATATACTTCTGCATAATCTCCATAGCTCCTTGGACAGTAGACAGTGGATGTACTTCTTAAAGGATTGTCTGATTGAGAAGTAGAGCATGATGTAGGAGTCCTTGCAAGTACACTAGATGAACGTGTATGCAGCCCAAATCCATACATCTTGTTCTTAGAAATACCTCTTGTGGCTTCCATCAACATAGTAGGATCAAACGAAGGTTGTGTTTCATTCTTCGAGCCATGTTCTTCTACAAGAGTAACTTTATATGCCTCCTGTAACCATGTATTGAAAATGTTCAGtcctttaaaaaaatttgaatgagcaaatatCTTTATTTCATGGACGATATGTATAAAAATAATACAAATAGAATATCAATAATTTATCTGTTACTATAATATACCAATTCTACAAACCTGAATATCCAAAATCTTTAGATATTTCTCAGAAATCTAGCAAAGTTTATTTTAAACCTATGACTTTCCAAAATAGCAAACACACAACCTGTTGATAATATGAACCAACCATTCAATTTAATGCCCAACCACCACCATAACGAGACATCCAAGAATAATTCTCAACCAATATTAAAACAACTTCAAATCTATATTTAGGGCATTTATAATAGGAAATCTCCATAGTAAtacaaatagatctatttatCTCAAAAGAACCTttcttggatatatatatatataatataattgaaAATCTATGCGAACTTTCTTGGATTTTGCATCCATGAACTCTCTTATATATCTTTCTTCTTGTGGATGCAGTTAACAAATATTGCAATAGTAGGTTCTGCACCATTCTCCTGTATTTGCAATAagttattatatcataaatatatgacTAAATATAAACATCAataataatagaaaaatatttaataaatcatCATCTCCTCTTGTGTGTCACAAAAGGAATGGAACGCCCAAAATTTTTGATGATCGATCCCTCTTTTTGTTTTATTTAGTTTTCCTAAGCAACTTTAGACTTCTGCTGCCATTTGTCCTTAAACCAATACTTCTGACACAACTCATCCCATATCTCTTGCTTCATCCAATTTGGATAAACTTTGTTGATCGTGTCTACAAGTATGGCTCGTAGATTCATCTCCTTTAACTCATCAATGTATTTCTTCTATGCCTCACTCATCATGCCAGTAAATAGATATCTATTGGTACTCACCCAGTATTTCTTAACATTATGATCTTTTACTAGAAATCATCTATACCTTGCCTGCAAAACATATTGAAGACTTACACTGTGTTATTATAATAACTTACTTACATTATGAACTAAGTAAAAGTCTAATACATCACCTCAAATCTATGCAACAACTCATCCTTAGTTGTTTACTCTATCGTTCCCCACAAAGGCCAAGCTTCTTTAGAGCACCGCTTCAGCCAAATACTCATGTGACGTGACACCTCAGGCTCAATGAATTTACGTGTTAAACATCAACCAAATTAATCATACGAAATAACAACAAAAATAGATATCAAATAAGAATATATAATTACAAAACTTATTTATTCATTGTCACTATGATGGAAGCTTTATTTGCTTCAACGGTTAGCTCAAAGGCAGGTTGGTTCGGGCCTCTTGTATGCAGAGGATCCACTAAACCCATACTGTCAAGCACATAAGATGAAGGATTGACAGAGGACTCCTCCACAGGCAATAAGCCATGTCTTTTAATAGGGGGAGGTGTATTAAATAGCCTACGAATAGCTAGATCGTTGTGGGTGTCTCCCAGTATCCCTATTATGTTCATCTCCATCATGTGAATATTGAAGCTATATCAGGATACATCTGTTCCTCTACCACCCTTTCAACCAAGTCTGGATGCTCCATCACGTGCCATTATCCCTGTTCATATATAAAGATTATATGCATATATTAGATATCATAAATCTAACTTAAGATCACATATATTATTTGCAATAATATAATACGAACCCATAATGTAAGCATAGATCAAATagtcaaaataaatatttgataaattatgatcaaaattatccaaaatatatataattgTAAATAATGTAATATGATAATACATTACATGGAAACTAAATTTAAATGTGAATGACAATATTGTACAAATCAATCGTTATTGCTATTAGCTAACTCAAACTCATTTTCTTCCTCATTAGAGTCATTGTCGTCTTcaaattcttcttcttccttatcCTCCATGTCCTCTtaatccttctcttcttctttctctttctcttctaccACCGCTTCTTCTAGTCTTTGTTGCAACTTATATATCTCATCGTTATCAAGTATTTTATACTGAGAGAAATCAACTAATAAATTGGATGCATCAAATTCTTCATTAGCCTGAACTATAGATAGATTTTATGGAATAAATTATATGATGGGTCCATATTATATTTAAGTATATAATATATGATGGGTCCATATTAGGTATATTTAAGTAATTATATGATGGGTTCATATTATGATTTAGAAGTACTGCTTGACAATATTTAAGCATAATATTTGTTCTCTTTATTATTGCTTTTATCTTCACTCATGCAAGACTCTTCAATATACTAGAAAATTCTCAGACACTTCAATAAGTTTTCATGCTTAATATACATCTTGTTGGATCTTGGTGCCTCAACATTCAGCCTAGGGTAGTTTCCTGTAGACCAGGCCCGCAGGCGTGCAGGCCTACAAGTGCTACCCGTAAGTGTGCGTGGCCTAGGATGTGCGAGGCGTGGCCCACCACACAATCCATGCATGGGTGCGCGGTCCCGAGCTTCATTCATGGGCATGTCCCACGGAGATAAGCTCTGGACTGATTCATGTATTTAATTATATCTTTGTACATCACTCTTCTTCCTTTTTGTTGTAATATCGATATCATCATCAGTGTTTACGATCTTGGGTTGGGAGATCTATATTTCGCACTCATGATGAATCCTCTCAATAGGTTGTATTAGAGCATACGATTGTCCAGATTGTGGTAGTATTGAttgagattgaagaagatggagaagacaagttcaatcaagatagagatcaactaGCATGATGAGAAGAGTAATTTCTTCCTATGGCAAGTGAGAGTGAagaatgtgctcatccaacaaagattgattgatgctctcttgtgcaaagAGAAACTAACTATCATGGAAGAGAAGAATTGGAAGCAGCTCTAAATACAGGTAGTAAGTACAATCCGCTTATACTAGATGGATGATGTGACGATCCATGTGCTTAGCAAAATTTTTTCGACGGCAATATGGATGAAGCTCGAGGAGATATATATGATAAAGTCACTCGCCAACACTCTTTTCTTCTGAAAGCAAttctaccaactacggatgaGCAAGGGGTAAAGCATGCAAGAGTATCTCAACaattttcagaagatcctcactgatctcctcagcattggtgaaaaGGTTAAGGAGAAGATCCGGGCATTTGTCTTGCTTTCATTGCTTCCTCCTTCTTTTAAGTTTTTGATGATCGTTTTTCTTGTGaaaaagagcactatcaagatggatgggTCACTTTTATACTCCTCTAGAATGAAGTTCTCAAATGAGAGAACTAAACTTCGAGTTCAGACAGTGACTCGATTATGACAATGACTGAAGGTAGTTGTGGTAGAGGATGAAGCGACAGAGGATCACAAGGTGGACGATCCAGATCCAAGTCAAGAAACTTTAGTAAGATCATATGCTACTGGTGTGATGAGTTAGAACATTGAGTTAGAAATTATCCACAACTCAAAGATCAGTCAAAGGCTACCACGGTAGCGATTCAAAGTAGCGACACTGAAGAATTTGATGATGTTCTTTTGGTTTcaaatgaggtatctacttcatCCCTTTAGTGGACTTTAGATTCGGTATGTTCACATTATATTTGTTACGGAGATGAGCTACTCGACTTTTTAAAGAGCAGTGAGGGTATTGTTCATTTATCGGATAGATCAAGCTATGCAATCAAAGGTATTGAGACAGTCAACTTGCAGACACATGATGAAGCACTATTGAGGAAGTTAGATGAGGTCTGacacatacccaatttcaggagTAATCTGATTTCACTGAGCAAACTAGATTTGAGCAGCTATAAAAGAAGAGCTGATCATGGAATCTTGAAAGTTGTGTATGTCAGTAGGGTTGTTATGAAGGAAAAAAAGTATGAAGGGTACTATCTCTTGATAGGGAGCTTAGTGCAAGatagagcttcaggagccaatgaaagctcagagcgaggtggagcccTAAGTATATGTGGATTGGATAAAAGATGggagactcggaaggatgatAGACGGCATCGCAGGATGAAATTCTTATTATCATGGGAAGCTATCTCGAGCAGATTTAAGATTAGACAGATCACAGCATATGACGGAGATGGAATCGAGCAACCTAGCTCAGCTCTCATGTTTGTCTATCCATGAGCAGTTAGACACATGCCCCAGGGCATGAGGGCGAGAtcatccagaagctctcaaagttatgtAGAGGTTAAAtgtcgagtcgagatagagatatTGGATTTTGACACCTCAACATTCAGTCCACAGCAAGTTCCCATAGACCAGGCCCGAAGACACGCAGGCCTATAGGCACGGCCCACAGCACGTGCGGTCCACTACAGGCCTCATGTGGTCTACACGTGGTAAGGTAGTCTATTCTCACGGTCCATCACACGGAACACATGATCAAGCGGCCATGGATACGTGCAGGCACGATCAAATGGTCCAGATTGATTTTGGAGTCCTAATATAAGTCTTTGTACGTTTTTTTTTATGTGATTTCAACTCTAATTTAGGCCCTTAAAAGGGGCAAGTGGCCAGAGGATCATGTGTGGTGGCTAAGGAGCAGCAGAGGATCTTCTTGAGAGTATTTTGAGAACTTTATAACTGTTTTGTGCTTTTTGTTAAGAAAGAGATTAATGTATATAAGTTGAGAGggttgatctcctcttgtataatttttttctctcacaGTAAAACTTGCATGCCTTATAGAGATAAGCCTTGGGCTGATTTATGTATTTGATTGTATCTTTatatttctctcttcttcctttctcttgtAGTATTGACATTGTCACCAATGTTTACGATCTTGAGTAGAAAATCCATATTTTGCACTCATGAGGAATCCTCCCAACATATCTCTACTTTTTGCTTCTCTCCAATGTCCTCtctcacacactctctctctgtATGCATAACAAATGAAGGAAAAAATgatcatttatataattattttttatccttctttttctcattagataatttctttttcagatGGGCACCAGAGGTTTTTCAATAAATATGCAGTACGTATGGAATCCACAATGAAGGTATGGAGTATcaattttaccaaaaaaagaaaaatatggaGTATGAACTAGCTAAATAAGAGTACTTTTATTTTGTTTCCAAGATTAGCTTAGACTCTTTTTTAGCAAACCTAGagctaatttattttaaatgaatattGATCTCCAAATTAAATTGCGGATACTTAATAAATCTCCTATTTCCATTCTTGTTGTGATAACAAAACAATAGAGCTGTTGTTCCTATCAGCACTATAATGATCAACCCTTGGATACTCAATGTCAAGAGAAGTTAACAAGTCTTGCAAGTAGATTATAGAGATATTTCAATGAACAAAATTAAACAAAAGATAATAGGACAAGtatataaaaataagaaaaaaaaaaaaagataagttgTATATAAAAATATTCTATCTCATCTAGATGTTTATCAAATGGATGAAATGATGTCTCTTCTTGTATTATATACTGATGAAAGATTTTCAATGCATGGCAGGAGCCTGCATTTAAAGTTGTGCACCATGAACAAGCCTTTGTTGCCCATAACAGAGTTCTCAAAGTCAATACAAATGACTATGGTAGATATGATCCTCCCCCATCTCTTGACAAGCCTCCTTCCAAACTCATACCGAACTAATGTTGCTC
This genomic window from Elaeis guineensis isolate ETL-2024a chromosome 13, EG11, whole genome shotgun sequence contains:
- the LOC114914742 gene encoding protein CASPARIAN STRIP INTEGRITY FACTOR 1; translated protein: MDPERFTLRFILILASLIAVSSADGHQRFFNKYAVRMESTMKEPAFKVVHHEQAFVAHNRVLKVNTNDYGRYDPPPSLDKPPSKLIPN